The Kosmotoga olearia TBF 19.5.1 sequence CATAACATCGACTGGGATGTTTATTATGCTACTGGATACGAATATGTGCAGGACAGGAACAGCCTTGAGGGCGGTAATAGTTACTTCGCTATGTATAATGCTGTAAGATATGGAATGATGGAAGAACAGTATGCCCCATATTCCGAAGTTTTTATGGTTACTGACGAGGTTATACCGCTGCCTCCATCAGCGTACGGTGCTCCCAGAGTGAGGTCGTCCAAGACAATAATGATCCCGAGCGCCTATACTTTCAAGGACTTAGGGTATACATACGAGCAATATCTTGACATTATCCAGCTAGCAATTGCAGAGTACGGTTCCCTTGCTGTATCATTTTATGTCCCTTCTGATCTTTACTATTATGAAAAGGGCATTTACACCCCTTCTCCAGGAGCATACAACACCGGAGGACATGCGGTAACGTTGGTTGGTTGGGCAAAAGCGGAAGATCTGGACGATATAGTTCTGGCGGGCAAGATAAACCCTGATGCAGCACCTGTTATCGAAGAAGAGATCGAGTCTTATGAATATTATGATCCTACGTTAGATGCTACATTTGTCGCTGATATGTTCTGGATAATCAAAAACTCCTGGGGCTATTCCTGGGGGGATGGCGGCTACTTTGTTGTTCCTGTTATCACTGAAGAACAATATAATAGTGAAGAAATAGGTTGGTGGCAGATAGAATCCCGTTCAATGTTTGTCCCTGTGTTTGATACCCTTGAGGAACACGCTGCCGATGATCTTGATATCAATGGAGACGGGGTCGTTAATCTTCAGGACTTCAGTGCACTGGTTAATTACATCGGTAGCGAAGATGAGGAAATAATAGCCAAATGTGACCTTTCTTACCCGAAAGATGGAGTAATAAACGGTGAAGATGTGGCTGCCTGGATATATCTTTACAACAATAGATAAGGCAGATTTGTAGCAGATAAAGCGGAACCTTTTTATAAAGGTTCCGCTTTTTTGCTATTTTGTATTAATGCATCATCGATACTTATTCTTGTTTTGAAATCAGGTATCTATCTTGGCTTTCGTGTTCTTCCCTCTTCTGACCTGTTGAATAAAAAATACCAGGGAACCCACAACGATCACAAAATGATAAGTCAACAACCTCCAGAGGGTAACGCTTATAGCTATAAGATCTTTGGGGACAGCGTCTTTCAGCATGAAAAAAAGCCCTGCTTCGAGCGCGCCGCTCGCACCGGGGGTCGGTACATAAAAAGCCACAAGAAACAGCAGCTCCTGGACCCCCCAAACATCAAGAAAAGAAGCCGTTACAGGTTTTCCAGAGGTCTTTGATAGCCCGATGATGAGGAAATACAGGATGAATTTGAAAACCATGCTGAAAAGAATAGCGAGCCCAACATCCACGAACATGTAGTGAGGGCCTTTGCGCCAGATGAAATGCATGTAATAGTTAAATTCCTCAAAGTTTTTAAGCAGTCTCTCGCGAACTTCGTCGGGTTCGCAGTTCAGCCACTTCGCAAATAACTTACGTAAAAACTTTGGTTTTACAAGAAGATCTACGAGTCTTGTGAGAAGTTTCCGGGAATAAGAGAGAGTAGTCAACAACACCAAAAGGGCAAAGGTAAAAAAAGCACCCAGAAAAGCAAGAATTCCAATTCCTGGTATATTCAAAAAACTTCTCCAGTATTTAGGAAGAAAGAAGATCGCCAGGGTAAGTATGGC is a genomic window containing:
- a CDS encoding C1 family peptidase, with product MRRTILLLIVVLAIVSIGLADLKSEASANQSIINESIRSAGLLWNAGLSEEFIEKYEAFNLNSLEELFSRLSGYVFLPGEVQLKIDEYVKKIYEQGLKGKVTIDGMTTTDDLIMASYVFLQPETVPDDTFYRIEPVRDQYYHGSCWAFATSGSFESARAVQELGEIDGNADNIFDYSERWCAYHNIDWDVYYATGYEYVQDRNSLEGGNSYFAMYNAVRYGMMEEQYAPYSEVFMVTDEVIPLPPSAYGAPRVRSSKTIMIPSAYTFKDLGYTYEQYLDIIQLAIAEYGSLAVSFYVPSDLYYYEKGIYTPSPGAYNTGGHAVTLVGWAKAEDLDDIVLAGKINPDAAPVIEEEIESYEYYDPTLDATFVADMFWIIKNSWGYSWGDGGYFVVPVITEEQYNSEEIGWWQIESRSMFVPVFDTLEEHAADDLDINGDGVVNLQDFSALVNYIGSEDEEIIAKCDLSYPKDGVINGEDVAAWIYLYNNR
- a CDS encoding lysylphosphatidylglycerol synthase transmembrane domain-containing protein translates to MKEKGVKRQASSKNIVYAILISVIVILAILALTGEELDLSLFLKLPFQWILGALLLYLIALSINALRTLLLLRAFGIKFKYSYAFTNNLLMQYFNNITPFAAGGQPFQIYDLTKKGIDVTTAAAVIVSRYVMTNIAILTLAIFFLPKYWRSFLNIPGIGILAFLGAFFTFALLVLLTTLSYSRKLLTRLVDLLVKPKFLRKLFAKWLNCEPDEVRERLLKNFEEFNYYMHFIWRKGPHYMFVDVGLAILFSMVFKFILYFLIIGLSKTSGKPVTASFLDVWGVQELLFLVAFYVPTPGASGALEAGLFFMLKDAVPKDLIAISVTLWRLLTYHFVIVVGSLVFFIQQVRRGKNTKAKIDT